One part of the Vicia villosa cultivar HV-30 ecotype Madison, WI unplaced genomic scaffold, Vvil1.0 ctg.000359F_1_1, whole genome shotgun sequence genome encodes these proteins:
- the LOC131627390 gene encoding E3 ubiquitin-protein ligase RZF1-like isoform X1 — MSLSPPRERTNVPHRNFQLYWCFQCNRSVRVAPDHSTDLICPRCFGQFICEITIPRPRLMIDFTAHDPSPEARLLEALSLMIDTPTRTRRPREVPVHRRTGDHSTRTQPEPGIQHRPRTWVILQPVDPSGSNTFEPVINPRGRQGPLPIPRGVDAGDYFFGPGFNELIDQITENDRQGPPPVPERGINAIPTVKIESKNLKENSHCPVCQEEFEIGGEARELPCKHIYHSDCIVPWLRLHNSCPICRQEVPVGSGDECSEDEGGGGRLRRCLRWSRVSSIWPFHGRYRRVHPQRHNGSGSSSTRESNSRWHFCCIL; from the exons atgtCTTTGAGTCCTCCAAGAGAGAGAACCAACGTCCCACATAGAAACTTCCAACTCTACTGGTGCTTCCAATGCAACCGCTCCGTCCGCGTCGCACCCGATCATTCTACCGATTTAATATGCCCGCGCTGCTTCGGCCAATTCATATGCGAAATCACCATACCAAGACCAAGGCTCATGATAGACTTCACCGCACACGATCCCTCCCCCGAAGCGCGTTTGTTAGAAGCACTTTCACTCATGATCGACACACCCACCCGAACACGACGCCCACGAGAAGTTCCCGTGCACCGTCGCACAGGAGATCATTCCACCCGAACACAACCTGAACCCGGAATCCAACATCGTCCACGTACATGGGTTATTCTACAACCTGTGGATCCTTCGGGTTCAAACACATTTGAACCCGTAATTAATCCACGTGGACGACAGGGACCATTACCGATCCCACGTGGCGTTGATGCAGGAGATTACTTTTTCGGCCCCGGTTTTAACGAACTGATAGACCAAATAACGGAAAACGACCGGCAGGGTCCACCTCCGGTGCCGGAGAGAGGCATAAATGCGATTCCGACGGTGAAAATCGAGAGTAAGAATCTGAAAGAGAATTCTCATTGTCCTGTTTGTCAGGAAGAGTTTGAAATTGGTGGTGAAGCGAGGGAACTTCCATGTAAACATATATATCATTCTGATTGCATTGTTCCGTGGCTTCGACTTCACAATTCTTGTCCGATTTGTCGACAAGAGGTTCCTGTAGGTTCTGGAGATGAGTGTAGTGAAGATGAAGGTGGTGGAGGGAGGTTACGGAGGTGCTTGAGGTGGAGTCGTGTTTCGTCTATTTGGCCTTTTCATGGAAGGTATAGGAGAGTTCATCCTCAAAGACACAATGGTTCTGGTTCTTCTTCAACAAGGG AATCTAATTCAAGGTGGCATTTTTGCTGCATTCTTTAA
- the LOC131627390 gene encoding E3 ubiquitin-protein ligase RZF1-like isoform X2, whose translation MSLSPPRERTNVPHRNFQLYWCFQCNRSVRVAPDHSTDLICPRCFGQFICEITIPRPRLMIDFTAHDPSPEARLLEALSLMIDTPTRTRRPREVPVHRRTGDHSTRTQPEPGIQHRPRTWVILQPVDPSGSNTFEPVINPRGRQGPLPIPRGVDAGDYFFGPGFNELIDQITENDRQGPPPVPERGINAIPTVKIESKNLKENSHCPVCQEEFEIGGEARELPCKHIYHSDCIVPWLRLHNSCPICRQEVPVGSGDECSEDEGGGGRLRRCLRWSRVSSIWPFHGRI comes from the exons atgtCTTTGAGTCCTCCAAGAGAGAGAACCAACGTCCCACATAGAAACTTCCAACTCTACTGGTGCTTCCAATGCAACCGCTCCGTCCGCGTCGCACCCGATCATTCTACCGATTTAATATGCCCGCGCTGCTTCGGCCAATTCATATGCGAAATCACCATACCAAGACCAAGGCTCATGATAGACTTCACCGCACACGATCCCTCCCCCGAAGCGCGTTTGTTAGAAGCACTTTCACTCATGATCGACACACCCACCCGAACACGACGCCCACGAGAAGTTCCCGTGCACCGTCGCACAGGAGATCATTCCACCCGAACACAACCTGAACCCGGAATCCAACATCGTCCACGTACATGGGTTATTCTACAACCTGTGGATCCTTCGGGTTCAAACACATTTGAACCCGTAATTAATCCACGTGGACGACAGGGACCATTACCGATCCCACGTGGCGTTGATGCAGGAGATTACTTTTTCGGCCCCGGTTTTAACGAACTGATAGACCAAATAACGGAAAACGACCGGCAGGGTCCACCTCCGGTGCCGGAGAGAGGCATAAATGCGATTCCGACGGTGAAAATCGAGAGTAAGAATCTGAAAGAGAATTCTCATTGTCCTGTTTGTCAGGAAGAGTTTGAAATTGGTGGTGAAGCGAGGGAACTTCCATGTAAACATATATATCATTCTGATTGCATTGTTCCGTGGCTTCGACTTCACAATTCTTGTCCGATTTGTCGACAAGAGGTTCCTGTAGGTTCTGGAGATGAGTGTAGTGAAGATGAAGGTGGTGGAGGGAGGTTACGGAGGTGCTTGAGGTGGAGTCGTGTTTCGTCTATTTGGCCTTTTCATGGAAG AATCTAA
- the LOC131627389 gene encoding uncharacterized protein LOC131627389, translating to MGFSKEQLLQQLQKLQIEYSKYEHPVVLTVEAQAKYVGNLGGGLSKNLFLKDKKNRFYIVSALADTKVDLKVLSQRLGLGKGGLRMAPEEALDELLQVPLGCVTPFAVVNESARDVSLLLDQGFKTQEHCFFHPLSNDVSISLNVRGLDTFLKSIGRDPSYVDLEANPAVGKDQPPDLAALVPSGSIVLPDQPGKQSSAVPPKDGNLVSEENKSKTVPAKVVKPSVAVNNSKGTTGKDVQSSRSSADVGKLVEEILQKTSNLLLSEINDETIKAHGDQLGTAVSDKLQKNLISDFKNLAMIFKNTAYTEGFHAGTLHQPKR from the exons ATGGGTTTTTCCAAGGAACAGCTACTTCAGCAATTACAG AAGCTTCAGATTGAGTATTCTAAGTATGAACATCCAGTTGTTTTGACTGTTgaagctcag GCAAAGTATGTTGGAAATTTGGGTGGTGGACTCAGTAAAAACCTTTTTTTGAAG GATAAGAAAAACAGGTTTTATATTGTTTCTGCTTTAGCTGATACCAAAGTGGATCTGAAAG TGTTATCTCAGCGGCTTGGTTTAGGAAAAGGTGGTTTGAGAATGGCACCTGAAGAGGCTTTGGATGAATTACTTCAG GTACCCTTGGGCTGTGTAACACCATTTGCAGTAGTGAACGAATCAGCACG AGATGTTTCGCTGCTATTAGATCAAGGATTCAAGACACAGGAGCATTGTTTCTTCCATCCACTGTCTAATGACGTGTCCATAT CTCTAAATGTACGTGGTCTTGACACATTTCTTAAATCAATAGGAAGAGACCCCTCATACGTCGATTTGGAG GCCAATCCTGCAGTGGGGAAAGATCAACCCCCTGATCTAGCCGCATTAGTTCCATCCGGTTCAATAGTTTTGCCTGATCAACCAGGAAAACAATCATCTGCAGTACCTCCTAAAGACGGAAACCTTGTTTCTGAGGAAAATAAGTCCAAGACAGTTCCAG CCAAAGTTGTCAAACCATCAGTAGCTGTGAACAATTCAAAAGGAACCACCGGAAAAGATGTTCAGTCATCAAGATCTTCTGCAGACGTTGGGAAATTAGTTGAAGAGATATTGCAAAAAACATCAAACTTATTGCTTTCAGAG ATCAATGACGAAACTATAAAGGCACATGGAGACCAACTGGGTACTGCGGTATCCGACAAATTACAGAAAAACCTCATCTCAGATTTTAAAAATCTTGCT ATGATATTTAAGAACACTGCATATACCGAAGGGTTCCATGCGGGTACTCTCCATCAGCCAAAACGTTGA